A single Thermomicrobiales bacterium DNA region contains:
- a CDS encoding acyl-CoA dehydrogenase family protein, whose product MQLVRSIAPSVAASDERFLHAAPNDDIITTLANAGLLGLLIPKRYGGMGRDYTALGAVCEELGAIDTAHQVSFTVHLALTSMGILQWGTDAQRERWLPELASGREIGTFALTEPDAGSDVGALRMRARRVDGGYVLDGEKSWISAANQASLYIVFASVDLTLRHKGITAFVVPADSPGVSSTVLHGKLGLRSGDTGTVVCSAAFVPDDAVLGNVGEGFVVALSTLGNGLFTVGCGALGIARACREWTADFLRQTGAGDQGDLGQLAAMSAREQTARSLLVRAAALKNVGRPNAQETGLAKWRASNAGVDNARDALEIWSRHCAGEQPMLLRHAFNAKGAVIYGGTSEIHTTMQGAYALGDRIERPFRRPSPTAADLT is encoded by the coding sequence GTGCAACTCGTTCGCTCGATTGCACCGTCAGTCGCCGCGAGTGACGAGCGCTTTCTTCACGCTGCGCCGAATGATGACATCATCACAACGCTGGCAAATGCCGGCCTGCTCGGCCTTCTGATACCGAAACGCTATGGCGGTATGGGTCGGGATTACACAGCGCTCGGAGCAGTCTGCGAAGAGCTCGGCGCGATCGATACGGCGCACCAGGTGAGCTTCACCGTCCATCTGGCGCTGACCTCGATGGGCATCCTGCAGTGGGGCACTGATGCGCAGCGGGAACGCTGGCTGCCGGAGTTAGCGAGCGGCAGGGAGATCGGCACGTTCGCGCTGACTGAGCCGGACGCTGGCTCGGACGTCGGCGCGTTGCGTATGCGTGCGCGACGGGTCGATGGTGGCTACGTCCTCGACGGCGAGAAATCGTGGATCAGCGCCGCGAATCAGGCGTCGCTCTATATCGTCTTTGCTTCGGTCGATCTCACGCTACGCCACAAGGGCATCACCGCGTTCGTCGTGCCCGCCGATTCGCCTGGTGTATCGTCAACGGTGCTGCACGGCAAACTCGGCTTGCGTTCCGGAGATACTGGCACGGTTGTCTGTAGCGCTGCATTCGTGCCGGATGACGCTGTGCTTGGCAACGTTGGTGAAGGCTTTGTCGTCGCACTTTCGACGCTCGGTAACGGCCTGTTTACGGTCGGTTGCGGCGCGCTCGGCATCGCCCGCGCCTGTCGCGAATGGACCGCCGACTTCCTGCGCCAGACAGGCGCAGGTGATCAGGGTGATCTCGGTCAGCTGGCAGCGATGTCGGCGCGTGAACAGACAGCGCGCTCGTTGCTGGTTCGCGCGGCAGCACTCAAGAATGTCGGCCGACCCAACGCGCAGGAGACGGGCCTGGCAAAGTGGCGAGCTTCAAACGCAGGCGTCGACAACGCGCGCGACGCGCTGGAGATCTGGAGCCGCCATTGCGCAGGAGAGCAGCCGATGCTCCTGCGGCACGCGTTCAACGCCAAGGGCGCAGTGATCTACGGCGGCACGTCCGAGATCCATACGACGATGCAGGGTGCCTATGCGCT